The proteins below are encoded in one region of Thermococcus peptonophilus:
- a CDS encoding SDR family oxidoreductase gives MLGIDLSGKLAFTTASSKGIGFGVARVLAKAGADVILLSRSEENLKRAKEKIKAESDVEVSYIVADLTKREDLERTVRELGDIGDPDIFFFSTGGPKPGYFMEMDMEDWEGAVKLLLYPAVYLTRALVPAMERKGFGRVVYSTSVAIKEPIPNIALSNVVRISMAGLVRTLAKELGPKGITVNGIMPGIIRTDRMIQLAKDRAQREGKTVEEALQEYAKPIPLGRLGEPEEIGYLVAFLASDLGSYINGSMIPVDGGRLNSVF, from the coding sequence GTGCTTGGTATAGACCTCTCTGGAAAGCTGGCCTTCACGACAGCCTCAAGTAAGGGCATAGGCTTCGGCGTTGCGAGGGTTCTGGCGAAGGCAGGGGCAGATGTAATACTCCTCTCGCGGAGCGAGGAGAACCTGAAGAGGGCAAAGGAGAAAATAAAAGCCGAGAGCGACGTTGAGGTGAGCTACATTGTGGCAGACCTCACCAAGAGAGAGGATCTTGAGAGAACCGTGAGGGAGCTCGGGGACATCGGTGATCCAGACATCTTTTTCTTCTCCACCGGCGGGCCAAAGCCCGGCTACTTCATGGAGATGGACATGGAGGACTGGGAAGGGGCTGTTAAGCTTCTCCTCTATCCGGCGGTCTATCTCACGAGGGCACTCGTTCCGGCTATGGAGCGGAAGGGCTTCGGGAGGGTAGTCTACTCCACAAGCGTGGCAATAAAGGAGCCGATACCGAACATCGCCCTAAGCAACGTGGTCAGAATCTCAATGGCAGGCCTGGTGAGAACGCTCGCGAAAGAGCTCGGGCCGAAGGGAATAACAGTCAACGGCATAATGCCCGGCATAATCCGGACGGACCGTATGATACAGCTCGCAAAGGACAGGGCCCAGAGGGAAGGCAAGACCGTTGAGGAGGCGCTCCAGGAGTACGCGAAGCCGATACCGCTCGGAAGGCTAGGAGAACCAGAAGAGATAGGCTACCTCGTGGCATTCCTCGCGAGCGACCTCGGGAGCTACATAAACGGTTCAATGATTCCCGTTGACGGCGGAAGGCTCAACTCGGTGTTCTGA
- a CDS encoding DUF2250 domain-containing protein, which produces MSGGNTLRERPGSYRGLELLPVHLYVLSHLKKAGVDYAKMMAKISELPLSLIEDAVRDLMEAGLIERDSGSAIKRSKARFKKAFEVHKHHTYYRLSREGELFVRRIDEKWLKEYFNSLFPNGWKVIKGLSRSGKFEDLPQEFQREEIQEELLVYRFITPSGRATRFFSFLVEFLGIKTR; this is translated from the coding sequence ATGAGTGGAGGGAATACTCTGAGAGAGCGCCCAGGTTCATACCGAGGCCTTGAGCTCCTCCCCGTCCACCTCTACGTCCTCTCCCACCTTAAAAAAGCCGGAGTAGATTACGCCAAGATGATGGCGAAGATAAGCGAGCTACCCCTTTCTCTAATCGAAGATGCCGTAAGAGACCTGATGGAAGCCGGATTAATTGAGAGGGACTCAGGTAGCGCGATAAAGAGGAGCAAGGCGAGGTTCAAGAAGGCCTTTGAGGTTCATAAGCACCATACATACTACCGCCTCTCAAGGGAGGGCGAGCTCTTCGTGAGGAGAATTGACGAGAAGTGGCTGAAGGAGTACTTTAATTCGCTCTTTCCCAACGGATGGAAAGTTATAAAAGGGCTCTCAAGGAGCGGAAAGTTTGAAGACCTACCACAGGAGTTCCAGAGAGAAGAAATTCAAGAGGAACTGCTAGTTTACCGCTTTATAACACCCTCCGGAAGGGCAACGCGGTTCTTTAGCTTCCTCGTCGAATTCCTTGGAATTAAAACTCGATGA
- a CDS encoding methyltransferase family protein, which yields MKFWGIFPKVALISSIYAILAFYLNERLEVGLFAFPTLGLVMIALGLALWFLCYLQVSKAYSEGKLFTKGCYSKIRHPIYSIWGFLIVPGFSLLFGGFMLLLPLVYWAGVLGFIGEEEKALEERFGDEWREYSERAPRFIPRP from the coding sequence ATGAAGTTCTGGGGCATCTTTCCGAAGGTTGCTCTCATTTCTTCAATCTATGCAATCCTGGCGTTTTACCTTAACGAGAGGCTTGAGGTTGGTCTTTTCGCTTTTCCAACTCTTGGACTTGTAATGATTGCTCTTGGCCTCGCCCTCTGGTTTCTCTGCTACCTTCAGGTCTCAAAGGCCTACTCGGAGGGGAAGCTGTTCACAAAGGGGTGCTACTCAAAGATCAGGCATCCAATATACTCCATCTGGGGATTTCTCATCGTTCCAGGCTTCTCCCTGCTCTTCGGCGGCTTCATGCTTCTCCTTCCTCTCGTTTACTGGGCGGGTGTGCTCGGGTTCATAGGCGAGGAGGAGAAAGCCCTTGAGGAGAGGTTCGGCGATGAGTGGAGGGAATACTCTGAGAGAGCGCCCAGGTTCATACCGAGGCCTTGA
- a CDS encoding NifB/NifX family molybdenum-iron cluster-binding protein, which produces MRIAVPTNGGGREDNVAPVFARAPAFYIADVDENGNIVSEKVIQNSAAMAGGGAGPMAVQTLINEGVEAIIAPQVGPNALGAIQAAGIKLYQVAPGTPVEEAIKIVVSGRAAQFTAPAPQAPVAPAAPATPATPVPPAYGPAYPAYGFGPGWGRGWGRGWGRGRGFGRGWGRGRGWGARLGYCPWTGQPSRRSLRWYYGWW; this is translated from the coding sequence ATGAGGATTGCGGTTCCAACTAACGGTGGAGGTAGGGAAGATAACGTCGCTCCAGTCTTCGCAAGGGCACCTGCCTTTTACATAGCTGACGTTGACGAAAACGGCAACATCGTCAGCGAGAAGGTCATTCAGAACAGTGCTGCCATGGCTGGCGGAGGAGCTGGTCCAATGGCCGTCCAGACCCTCATCAACGAGGGCGTTGAGGCCATAATAGCTCCCCAGGTCGGTCCGAACGCCCTCGGGGCTATACAGGCGGCCGGCATTAAGCTCTACCAGGTCGCCCCAGGGACGCCAGTGGAGGAGGCTATAAAGATCGTCGTGAGTGGGAGGGCAGCCCAGTTCACCGCACCCGCTCCGCAGGCCCCCGTCGCTCCAGCGGCCCCTGCAACTCCGGCAACACCCGTGCCACCAGCGTACGGTCCAGCCTATCCAGCCTACGGCTTTGGCCCAGGTTGGGGTAGAGGCTGGGGCCGCGGCTGGGGAAGAGGACGTGGCTTTGGCAGAGGATGGGGCAGAGGAAGAGGCTGGGGAGCGAGGCTCGGCTACTGCCCGTGGACTGGCCAGCCCAGCAGGAGGTCCCTCCGCTGGTATTACGGCTGGTGGTGA
- the sufC gene encoding Fe-S cluster assembly ATPase SufC, which translates to MLKVENLHVSVENKEILRGIDLEVNPGEFHVIMGPNGSGKSTLALTVAGHPKYRVTGGKIIFEGKDITELGPDERAKKGILLAFQVPPEVEGVKIIEFLQQVLVELKGMDSAEAYDLVVEKAKELWFKEEDLHRYVNVGFSGGERKRLELLQALLIEPKLLILDEPDSGVDVDSLSIISRKIEELHQRGTAILLITHYGRILGHLDREKLRVHVMKDGRIVRTGSGELADQIDREGFAKIFEEVGA; encoded by the coding sequence ATGCTCAAAGTTGAGAACCTTCACGTCTCAGTTGAGAACAAAGAGATTCTAAGGGGCATAGATCTTGAAGTTAACCCGGGTGAGTTTCATGTAATCATGGGGCCAAACGGCTCAGGAAAGTCAACGCTTGCACTGACCGTTGCCGGTCATCCAAAGTACAGGGTTACAGGTGGAAAGATCATCTTTGAGGGCAAGGACATCACCGAACTCGGCCCGGACGAGAGGGCAAAGAAGGGAATCCTGCTCGCTTTCCAGGTTCCGCCGGAGGTTGAGGGAGTTAAGATCATCGAGTTCCTTCAGCAGGTGCTCGTGGAGCTGAAGGGAATGGATTCAGCTGAGGCCTACGACCTTGTAGTTGAGAAAGCCAAGGAGCTGTGGTTCAAGGAAGAGGACCTGCACCGCTACGTGAACGTTGGCTTCTCCGGCGGTGAGAGGAAGAGGCTTGAGCTCCTCCAGGCGCTCCTCATCGAGCCGAAGCTTCTCATACTCGACGAACCAGACAGCGGCGTTGATGTGGACTCCCTCAGCATAATCAGCAGGAAGATAGAGGAACTCCACCAGCGCGGGACGGCGATACTCCTCATCACCCACTACGGCAGAATCCTCGGCCACCTCGACAGGGAGAAGCTTAGGGTTCACGTCATGAAGGACGGCAGGATCGTCAGGACCGGCTCCGGAGAGCTCGCCGACCAAATCGACCGCGAGGGCTTCGCCAAGATATTCGAGGAGGTGGGAGCATGA
- a CDS encoding outer membrane protein assembly factor BamB family protein, giving the protein MKLRFPVVLMLMLTLMLPLTLAEPVQIWNYSDQCAAFSVSFNSDGYVGIAFGYDAELLSPEGKLLMKAPTRGIAYSSALSDNNVLLIGTEGSWVQAFSEPKKLLWERKLREAVVSVSISPDGGTAAAGDAAGYIYLFRNGELEWEKSIGKYIWSVVLSGDKILAGSDTGIHILKLDGSLVWEKTFDGAVRKVAVLKNGIAVLVVPQDESWSELIFLSNGGSVLWKKHFNGYIRSISTDGEHIAAAGMTGNVTLLDSAGKLVYSTPLLSYANDVATFKGYTVVAYGKNAELIAPNGTVEWFESFNGTVYHVGFSPTGYFVIDYGSHEIDNCYSVIVAYSITPAENQIKTSESESYTNPGYNPLVAGGILVGIALLGVLIWLRRKQ; this is encoded by the coding sequence ATGAAGTTGAGATTCCCAGTAGTCCTTATGTTAATGCTAACGCTCATGCTCCCGCTAACACTTGCTGAACCCGTCCAAATATGGAACTACTCGGATCAGTGCGCGGCGTTCTCGGTTTCCTTCAACTCAGATGGCTACGTTGGCATCGCCTTTGGCTACGATGCCGAGCTTCTTTCCCCCGAGGGGAAGCTTCTCATGAAGGCACCCACCAGGGGCATAGCATATTCCTCCGCCCTCTCCGACAACAACGTCCTCCTGATAGGCACGGAGGGAAGCTGGGTTCAGGCGTTTTCGGAGCCCAAAAAGTTGCTCTGGGAGAGAAAGCTCCGGGAAGCCGTTGTGAGCGTCTCAATCTCCCCTGATGGGGGTACGGCGGCGGCTGGAGACGCCGCTGGCTACATCTACCTCTTCCGGAATGGTGAGCTGGAGTGGGAAAAGAGCATTGGTAAATACATCTGGAGCGTTGTACTTTCGGGGGATAAAATTCTAGCCGGTAGCGACACTGGCATTCACATCCTAAAGCTCGACGGGAGCCTGGTTTGGGAGAAGACCTTTGATGGGGCAGTGCGAAAGGTTGCCGTCCTCAAAAACGGCATAGCAGTTCTTGTAGTCCCGCAGGACGAGAGCTGGAGCGAGTTGATTTTCCTCTCGAATGGTGGCTCAGTTCTGTGGAAGAAGCACTTTAACGGCTACATCCGGTCAATTTCCACCGACGGGGAACACATAGCGGCCGCAGGAATGACAGGGAATGTGACGCTCCTTGATTCTGCTGGAAAGCTGGTCTATTCAACACCCCTCCTGAGCTATGCCAACGACGTTGCAACGTTTAAAGGCTACACTGTGGTGGCCTACGGAAAGAACGCCGAGCTTATAGCCCCAAACGGGACAGTTGAGTGGTTCGAGAGCTTCAACGGGACTGTTTACCACGTCGGCTTTTCACCCACAGGCTACTTTGTCATTGACTACGGTTCCCACGAGATAGACAACTGCTACAGCGTCATAGTGGCTTACTCCATCACTCCAGCTGAGAACCAGATCAAAACATCAGAAAGTGAAAGCTACACAAACCCTGGCTACAACCCACTCGTCGCGGGCGGAATTCTGGTCGGAATAGCTCTCCTTGGGGTGCTGATATGGCTGCGGAGGAAGCAATAA
- a CDS encoding MBL fold metallo-hydrolase, which translates to MAAITILFENHAGWRKGLIGYHGFSALIEHNGQRVLVDAGTDGRVLLNNMDQLGVDPDSIDALFITHGHYDHTGGMAELLKARSEPLDVYAHPGIFARRIALKPRRREIGIPFRKEELESLGAVFHLSEKPFEFLPGFISSGEIERRTWDRAVGYLVEDGKEVKDPVKDDIALILDLGDSLAVITGCGHSGILNIARHAIEITGKPIKALIGGFHLRGAPEHLLKDAVDGLKELGVECLYAGHCTGIYEYAYLKGHFELAEPLFVGKEIKV; encoded by the coding sequence ATGGCCGCCATTACCATCCTTTTTGAAAACCACGCCGGCTGGAGGAAGGGTCTGATCGGCTATCATGGCTTTTCTGCCCTCATAGAGCACAACGGCCAGAGGGTTCTCGTAGATGCTGGCACGGACGGGAGGGTGCTTCTCAACAACATGGACCAGCTCGGTGTCGATCCGGACTCGATAGATGCCCTCTTCATAACCCACGGCCACTACGACCACACCGGGGGAATGGCCGAGCTACTCAAGGCTAGGAGCGAGCCGCTTGATGTCTATGCTCATCCAGGAATCTTCGCGAGGAGAATAGCCCTAAAGCCGAGACGGAGGGAGATAGGGATTCCCTTCAGGAAGGAAGAACTTGAAAGCCTCGGGGCAGTATTTCACCTAAGTGAAAAGCCCTTCGAGTTCCTTCCGGGCTTTATCTCCTCCGGGGAGATAGAGAGGAGAACCTGGGACAGGGCCGTTGGATACCTTGTTGAAGACGGAAAAGAAGTCAAAGACCCCGTTAAAGATGATATCGCACTTATACTCGACCTTGGAGATAGTTTGGCAGTTATAACGGGCTGCGGACACAGCGGGATACTCAACATAGCCCGGCATGCTATAGAGATTACGGGAAAGCCGATAAAGGCTCTGATCGGCGGCTTTCACCTGAGGGGAGCGCCTGAGCACCTTCTCAAAGATGCCGTTGATGGGCTTAAAGAGCTCGGCGTGGAGTGCCTATACGCGGGTCACTGCACGGGAATATATGAGTACGCCTACCTCAAGGGACACTTTGAGCTTGCGGAGCCTCTCTTTGTTGGGAAGGAGATTAAGGTATAG
- a CDS encoding DUF998 domain-containing protein, giving the protein MRMKRSQLLVGLIAPLVAYSGILTAIYVNRSWWKLTDNAISDLGKIGLPHNWLLNVPLVITAVLAIYYALGLLDMAGNSIEKAGIWVLIAGFVFLALIGLFPEGTLPHYYVSWGFFLTAGFGLLIAGIGMGLSGNRKMLYFTVVLFVLAWVLAIWAMRTFKGVAIPEFIGALAVTVWHYAVLSKIWDKTR; this is encoded by the coding sequence ATGCGAATGAAAAGGTCACAGTTGTTGGTCGGGTTGATAGCTCCGCTCGTTGCTTATTCCGGCATTCTCACGGCGATCTACGTGAATCGCTCGTGGTGGAAGTTAACCGACAACGCGATAAGCGACCTCGGCAAGATAGGTCTCCCCCACAACTGGCTCCTCAACGTGCCGCTCGTTATAACGGCGGTGCTGGCCATATACTATGCCCTCGGCCTCCTTGATATGGCAGGGAACAGCATTGAAAAGGCTGGAATCTGGGTTCTCATAGCGGGCTTTGTCTTCTTAGCTCTGATAGGCCTCTTTCCTGAGGGTACTTTGCCCCATTATTACGTCAGCTGGGGCTTTTTCCTGACGGCAGGCTTTGGGCTTCTGATAGCTGGCATCGGCATGGGGCTTTCGGGGAACAGAAAAATGCTGTATTTCACGGTGGTTCTGTTCGTTCTAGCATGGGTTCTTGCTATCTGGGCCATGAGAACTTTCAAGGGCGTTGCGATACCAGAGTTCATCGGAGCGCTGGCGGTTACGGTCTGGCACTACGCA
- a CDS encoding class I SAM-dependent methyltransferase codes for MYRGKYNRIAGFYELLERPLDRFFNPLRGRAVSLARGRTLEIGVGTGKTLRYYPPDIELYAVDGSEKMLEIAKKRAKELGIDVKFRVAEAESLPFPNDYFDTVISSFVFCTVPNPKRAMGEIKRVLKPGGRAIFLEHTRSKSRLVDYLFLLPMKLILKPLLDDDPLRETHELVREYFEVEKEERHYSGVVRLIVAKNDKD; via the coding sequence ATGTACCGCGGGAAGTACAACAGGATAGCGGGCTTTTACGAGCTTCTGGAGAGGCCATTGGACAGGTTCTTCAATCCACTCAGGGGGAGAGCGGTTTCTCTCGCCAGGGGGAGAACGCTTGAAATCGGAGTTGGCACAGGGAAGACGCTCAGGTACTATCCTCCGGATATTGAGCTTTACGCCGTTGACGGCTCGGAGAAGATGCTTGAAATTGCCAAAAAGCGTGCAAAAGAACTCGGAATAGACGTGAAGTTCAGGGTTGCGGAGGCAGAGAGTTTGCCCTTTCCTAACGACTACTTTGACACGGTGATCTCATCATTCGTCTTCTGTACCGTCCCGAATCCCAAAAGGGCAATGGGGGAAATAAAGCGCGTCCTCAAGCCCGGCGGAAGGGCAATTTTCCTCGAGCACACTAGGAGCAAGAGCAGGCTTGTGGATTACCTCTTTCTCCTTCCCATGAAGCTCATCTTGAAACCACTCCTTGACGACGACCCACTGAGAGAAACCCACGAGCTTGTGAGGGAGTACTTCGAGGTGGAAAAAGAAGAAAGACACTACAGCGGCGTGGTCAGGCTCATAGTAGCGAAGAACGATAAGGACTAA
- a CDS encoding ABC transporter permease: MSPLKVLTIARKELKEYVLKPGSISWGVVFPIVFTLAFIVRFGDIDHLAPGLVSISIVFGTTSFVASSIIFERRLRTFERLLVAPVSYIEIILAKLLVGSLFGLFVALVSLALVSHFMVYPVWNVPMVVGYAFLGGLAFSGLALYISLVVENPISAMTWLNLLRLPMMFTSGAIASLLLFPRWFLIAGYLTPMTYLVEGLRFSMLKYTEVAHPVYSALILVFLTMLFTYLSIERLKNLY; encoded by the coding sequence GTGTCCCCTTTGAAGGTTCTCACGATAGCTAGGAAGGAACTCAAGGAGTACGTTCTAAAGCCGGGCTCAATAAGCTGGGGAGTGGTGTTTCCGATCGTCTTTACCTTAGCCTTCATCGTCCGTTTCGGCGACATAGACCACCTCGCCCCAGGTCTCGTCTCGATCTCGATAGTCTTCGGCACGACCTCATTCGTTGCCTCATCCATAATCTTCGAGAGGAGGCTCAGAACGTTTGAACGTCTCCTCGTTGCCCCGGTGAGCTACATCGAGATAATCCTTGCCAAGCTCTTAGTTGGCTCCCTCTTCGGCCTCTTTGTCGCGCTCGTCAGTCTCGCCCTAGTGTCCCACTTCATGGTTTATCCAGTCTGGAACGTGCCGATGGTTGTTGGCTACGCCTTCCTCGGCGGGCTTGCCTTTTCCGGATTAGCTCTCTACATATCACTCGTCGTCGAGAATCCGATAAGCGCTATGACCTGGCTGAATCTCCTTAGGCTTCCTATGATGTTCACAAGCGGTGCTATAGCTTCCCTCCTCCTCTTCCCGCGCTGGTTTTTGATAGCAGGCTACCTGACACCGATGACTTATCTCGTAGAAGGGCTCCGCTTCTCGATGCTGAAATACACAGAGGTCGCCCACCCGGTTTATTCGGCGCTGATTCTGGTCTTTCTTACAATGCTGTTCACGTACCTCTCAATAGAGCGGCTCAAAAACCTGTACTGA
- the sufB gene encoding SUF-like minimal system protein SmsB — MTETITMADAKAIIENQIEELARRNKEPEWMTKIRYKGLETFEKAPHRDPIISEEELLQFIAKPEVEGIPEKIESLDDLPPEMKALLDRLGIDEVEQKYLAGLAVQTDTGVIYNQFLKEWEKKGLIVLPTEEAVRKYPDIVKQHFLKLFRADESKLAAYHTAIWNGGIFLYIKEGLKVPFPLHLFFLIQESALAQAPHIIIIAEKNTEFHLIEGCTSPVLTRHSLHLDMTEAYFHEGAKGQLTVLQNWPEYVHTRPMTRAKIGKNARFINTTVTLGSGKSNIGDPHYWVEEGGHVELNGIILGQKDFYVDLGGRMFLQGPGASGINASKSVIMDESKVITRGVIEADAPKTKGHISCDALLMSDKAVMETYPGLVSRVDDAELSHEAAIGKIREEELFYLMSRGLDEEKATQLIVKGFLDPMLKDIPMEFLVEIRKIIELAVSGGM, encoded by the coding sequence ATGACTGAAACTATAACAATGGCCGATGCAAAGGCCATCATCGAGAACCAGATCGAGGAGCTCGCGAGGAGGAACAAAGAGCCAGAGTGGATGACAAAGATAAGGTATAAGGGACTTGAGACCTTTGAAAAAGCCCCTCACAGGGACCCCATCATAAGTGAGGAGGAACTGCTCCAGTTCATTGCCAAACCCGAGGTTGAGGGCATCCCCGAAAAGATAGAGAGTCTCGACGACCTCCCGCCAGAGATGAAGGCTTTGCTCGACAGGCTCGGAATAGACGAGGTTGAGCAGAAATATCTAGCAGGTTTAGCTGTTCAAACAGACACTGGAGTTATCTACAACCAGTTCCTTAAGGAGTGGGAGAAGAAAGGCCTCATAGTTCTCCCGACGGAAGAGGCGGTTAGAAAGTATCCAGATATCGTTAAACAGCACTTCCTCAAACTTTTCCGTGCCGACGAGAGCAAGCTAGCAGCTTACCACACTGCAATATGGAACGGCGGAATCTTCCTTTATATAAAGGAGGGCCTAAAGGTTCCGTTCCCACTGCATCTGTTCTTCCTCATCCAAGAGAGTGCGCTGGCACAGGCACCACATATAATCATCATCGCCGAGAAGAACACCGAGTTCCACCTGATCGAGGGCTGTACCTCACCTGTTCTTACTAGGCATTCCCTTCACCTTGATATGACCGAGGCATACTTCCACGAGGGGGCAAAGGGACAGCTCACTGTCCTCCAGAACTGGCCGGAGTACGTCCACACTAGACCGATGACGAGGGCGAAAATCGGTAAGAACGCTCGCTTCATCAACACAACGGTGACCCTCGGCTCCGGAAAGAGCAACATAGGCGACCCGCACTACTGGGTCGAGGAGGGTGGCCACGTCGAGCTGAACGGCATAATCCTCGGCCAGAAGGACTTCTACGTTGACCTCGGCGGCAGGATGTTCCTCCAGGGGCCAGGGGCGAGCGGGATCAACGCTAGCAAGAGCGTCATAATGGACGAGAGCAAGGTCATAACGAGGGGAGTCATAGAGGCTGACGCTCCGAAGACGAAGGGCCACATAAGCTGTGACGCCCTTCTCATGAGCGACAAGGCCGTCATGGAGACCTATCCGGGGCTTGTAAGCAGGGTAGACGATGCGGAGCTCAGTCACGAAGCGGCCATAGGCAAGATAAGGGAGGAAGAGCTGTTCTACCTCATGTCAAGAGGGCTGGACGAGGAGAAGGCCACTCAGCTCATAGTCAAGGGCTTCCTCGACCCGATGCTCAAGGACATCCCGATGGAGTTCCTCGTCGAGATAAGGAAGATAATCGAGCTTGCCGTAAGCGGGGGCATGTGA
- a CDS encoding ABC transporter ATP-binding protein: protein MAAEEAIIAKNLVKRYGDFEAVKGISFTVKRGEAFALLGPNGAGKTTTVRMLTTLTKITSGEAYVNGYDVKREGLMVRRSIGLVPDISNLYEELTVEENLKFTADLYDAPKENVARLIREFNLPAKKKFGKLSSGFRRRVTIAAALVHEPEILFLDEPTNGLDVHSAKALRALIRELNKRGMTIFLTTHNMIEAETIPQRVAIMKEGRIIAEGKRTELPKLIGKGTRVRLQVEPLSNKLLDALSDYGPTFDEGDLILTVQDVDGFIGELCRLKNQLGFRILKVSTEAPSVEDVFIELTVEGFEGKACGCGGCPL, encoded by the coding sequence ATGGCTGCGGAGGAAGCAATAATAGCGAAAAACCTCGTGAAGAGGTACGGCGACTTCGAGGCCGTTAAGGGGATAAGCTTCACGGTTAAGCGCGGGGAGGCCTTTGCACTTCTCGGCCCGAATGGGGCCGGAAAGACAACGACCGTGAGGATGCTCACGACGCTCACCAAAATAACATCAGGAGAGGCCTACGTGAACGGCTACGACGTGAAGAGGGAAGGTCTAATGGTAAGGCGCTCGATAGGTCTCGTTCCCGACATATCCAACCTTTACGAGGAGCTGACTGTAGAGGAGAACCTGAAGTTCACCGCAGACCTCTACGACGCTCCAAAGGAGAACGTGGCCAGACTCATTAGGGAGTTCAACCTCCCGGCCAAGAAAAAGTTCGGAAAGCTCAGCTCGGGCTTCAGGAGGAGGGTAACGATAGCGGCAGCGCTGGTTCACGAGCCGGAAATACTCTTTTTAGACGAGCCGACAAATGGACTCGATGTTCACTCCGCCAAGGCCCTAAGGGCGCTCATAAGGGAGCTGAACAAGAGGGGCATGACAATCTTCCTCACAACTCACAACATGATTGAAGCCGAGACGATACCTCAGAGGGTCGCGATAATGAAGGAGGGCAGGATAATAGCGGAGGGAAAGAGGACGGAGCTCCCAAAACTAATCGGAAAGGGAACGAGGGTCAGGCTTCAGGTCGAGCCGCTCTCCAACAAACTCCTCGATGCCCTCTCAGATTATGGCCCAACCTTCGATGAGGGGGACCTTATCCTTACCGTTCAGGACGTTGATGGTTTTATCGGAGAGCTGTGCAGACTCAAAAACCAGCTCGGCTTCAGGATCCTGAAAGTCTCGACGGAGGCACCGAGCGTCGAGGATGTCTTCATCGAGCTGACGGTGGAGGGCTTCGAGGGGAAGGCCTGCGGCTGTGGGGGGTGTCCCCTTTGA
- a CDS encoding NifB/NifX family molybdenum-iron cluster-binding protein has protein sequence MLMEKRCLKVAFGMEDDEHLIDAHYGDSEFFAIYEICEDGDYKLLEKRHNKAKDFEEDDDGHGDPRKFKAVVGQLLDVDVLAAFRMGPNFLRIRDKTNKVAFFTRTRDLKLALQRVVENFDDLWEQVQKKKAEKPPIEE, from the coding sequence ATGCTCATGGAGAAAAGATGCCTCAAGGTCGCGTTTGGAATGGAGGATGACGAACACCTTATAGATGCTCACTACGGGGACTCAGAGTTCTTCGCGATCTACGAAATCTGCGAGGACGGAGACTACAAACTTCTCGAGAAGAGACACAATAAGGCCAAGGATTTCGAGGAAGATGATGATGGGCACGGCGATCCGAGGAAGTTTAAGGCAGTTGTGGGCCAGCTCCTCGACGTTGATGTCCTCGCCGCCTTCAGGATGGGGCCAAACTTTCTCAGGATCCGCGACAAGACCAACAAAGTGGCCTTCTTCACGAGGACAAGGGACTTAAAGCTTGCCCTTCAGAGGGTCGTGGAGAATTTCGACGACCTCTGGGAGCAGGTGCAGAAAAAGAAGGCCGAAAAACCGCCGATAGAGGAGTGA
- a CDS encoding NifB/NifX family molybdenum-iron cluster-binding protein, translated as MRIIVSTITGGLDDRVNPAFGRTPTFTIVDVENGEIVNVQVVPNPGYSQPRGAGVTAAQFVIDQGADVVISSQFGPNSSGVLQAAGIKMVSAPATMTVREAVEAFLRGELTTAVFGPEGGMGPGMGRGMGGGYGRGMGRGMGRGRGGGMGRGRGMGGGRGDGWGGW; from the coding sequence ATGAGAATAATCGTTTCAACCATTACTGGGGGTCTCGATGACAGAGTAAACCCTGCCTTTGGAAGAACTCCAACGTTCACGATCGTGGACGTTGAGAACGGGGAGATAGTGAACGTTCAGGTAGTTCCTAATCCGGGCTACTCACAGCCGAGGGGAGCAGGAGTTACGGCGGCGCAGTTCGTCATAGACCAGGGCGCCGACGTTGTCATATCCAGCCAGTTTGGCCCCAACTCCTCTGGAGTTCTCCAGGCCGCCGGCATAAAGATGGTCTCAGCCCCGGCCACCATGACCGTCAGGGAAGCCGTTGAGGCTTTTCTCAGGGGAGAACTGACCACCGCGGTCTTCGGACCAGAGGGTGGAATGGGGCCAGGCATGGGACGCGGTATGGGCGGCGGATACGGTCGCGGCATGGGTAGAGGAATGGGCCGTGGCAGAGGCGGTGGTATGGGAAGAGGTCGCGGCATGGGTGGTGGCAGAGGAGATGGATGGGGCGGTTGGTGA